Proteins encoded within one genomic window of Brachybacterium avium:
- a CDS encoding ABC transporter ATP-binding protein, whose translation MSIVSRRSRSHPMTPQEPGVPVFETHDLSVHFRVDGPEGKVTVRALDGIDFTLQEGEIAALVGESGSGKTTLARVFSLIHAPTGGDVQVGGVPLKKAAKDERRYYRDVQLIFQDPFASLNALKKIRHIIERPVRIHRLAAGRRAVAEKVTELLERVNLTPASRYIDRYPTDLSGGQRQRVAIAKSLAVSPKVLLADEPTSMLDASIRLEVLNLLSDLRESEGLAVLYITHDIASARYVSDRIHVMYGGRIIESGPTEQIVSDPVHPYTRLLIESAPDPAHFKGSGHSAALSSSTAAPVDNSVEVVGCRFANRCPLARPECTSAPIPRSFGPDGRDVLCVLADERPDFTCPTPTPAAPAAR comes from the coding sequence ATGAGCATCGTGAGCCGCAGATCCCGATCACACCCGATGACGCCGCAGGAGCCCGGCGTCCCGGTCTTCGAGACCCACGACCTGTCGGTGCACTTCCGCGTCGACGGCCCCGAGGGCAAGGTCACCGTCCGGGCCCTGGACGGGATCGACTTCACCCTCCAGGAGGGTGAGATCGCCGCGCTGGTGGGCGAGTCCGGGTCGGGCAAGACCACGCTGGCCCGCGTCTTCTCCCTGATCCATGCACCGACCGGGGGCGACGTGCAGGTCGGCGGTGTGCCGCTGAAGAAGGCGGCGAAGGACGAGCGGCGCTACTACCGCGACGTGCAGCTGATCTTCCAGGACCCCTTCGCCTCGCTGAACGCGCTGAAGAAGATCCGCCACATCATCGAGCGCCCGGTGCGGATCCACCGCCTCGCCGCCGGTCGCCGGGCCGTGGCCGAGAAGGTGACCGAGCTGCTGGAACGGGTGAACCTCACGCCGGCCTCGCGGTACATCGACCGCTATCCGACCGATCTCTCCGGCGGGCAGCGTCAGCGGGTGGCGATCGCGAAGTCCCTCGCGGTCAGCCCCAAGGTGCTGCTGGCCGACGAGCCCACCTCGATGCTCGACGCCTCGATCCGCCTGGAGGTGCTGAACCTGCTCTCCGATCTGCGGGAGAGCGAGGGCCTCGCCGTCCTCTACATCACCCATGACATCGCCAGCGCCCGCTACGTCTCGGATCGGATCCACGTCATGTACGGCGGCCGGATCATCGAATCCGGGCCCACCGAGCAGATCGTCTCGGACCCCGTGCACCCGTACACGCGCCTGCTCATCGAGTCCGCACCGGATCCCGCGCATTTCAAGGGCTCGGGGCATTCCGCGGCACTGAGCAGCTCGACCGCCGCCCCGGTGGACAACTCGGTCGAGGTGGTCGGCTGCCGGTTCGCGAATCGCTGCCCGCTGGCCCGCCCCGAGTGCACGAGCGCCCCGATACCCCGCTCCTTCGGACCGGACGGCCGCGACGTGCTGTGCGTTCTGGCCGACGAGCGCCCCGACTTCACCTGCCCCACCCCCACCCCCGCCGCACCTGCGGCACGTTGA
- a CDS encoding ABC transporter substrate-binding protein codes for MISPKMTRRSVLGALGIGTLAATAAGCSSDSGGTGGGGGGEGALFVVGATVTATNQFAKNFNRYGGGDTAPGLDLVYEPLFRLSSKDGGQLLPMLAESAEHSEDGTEVTYHLRKGVTWSDGEPFTSKDVLFTLGSIYGTPNPEPAEDEFVWLASPIETPDDHTVTVKYNDDQRQQEVNLALYYPIVPAHVYQDGDQLEFPQDIMDDPIGTGPATLESFDTQLITYAMREDYWGGTSEVGQVQFVPSGQAGNIETQISQGEVDFAEGGAPGVVNGFIGMAETNEYAWIADGASEGIIFMTARPESPMADDDVRQAFRAAVDYTAVMEASGIGYTIPNAAGVDPVLNESLQQPEFNEPMALDAEAAKAAFEKSGWSVNAAGNLEKDGTEHPLSLQIQNDNATFMVTMPIVVSNWEEHLGVKVAFDPKPKDVMDTILATGEFDLVATGLGYPGSPWSNYTMYDQPILPIEEETTNGNWGRWDWGEEAAEKMQILVSTLNTPETQEQITEGVQGVQQAFLEQAPHAPVQGGGTGVMYSQKNWNGFPDPADVDYFPRVNGMGNMTQLLMAITPTT; via the coding sequence ATGATCTCACCGAAGATGACCCGCCGCAGCGTGCTCGGCGCCCTCGGCATCGGAACCCTCGCCGCGACCGCGGCGGGCTGTTCCAGCGACAGCGGCGGCACCGGAGGCGGGGGAGGTGGCGAAGGCGCCCTGTTCGTCGTCGGCGCCACCGTGACCGCCACGAACCAGTTCGCCAAGAACTTCAACCGCTACGGCGGCGGCGATACGGCGCCCGGGCTCGACCTCGTCTACGAGCCGCTGTTCCGCCTGTCCTCGAAGGACGGCGGGCAGCTGCTGCCGATGCTCGCGGAGTCCGCCGAGCATTCGGAGGACGGCACGGAGGTCACCTACCACCTTCGCAAGGGGGTGACCTGGTCCGACGGCGAGCCCTTCACCTCGAAGGACGTGCTGTTCACCCTGGGCTCGATCTACGGGACTCCGAACCCGGAGCCCGCGGAGGACGAGTTCGTGTGGCTCGCCTCCCCGATCGAGACCCCGGACGATCACACCGTGACCGTGAAGTACAACGACGACCAGCGCCAGCAGGAGGTGAACCTCGCCCTCTACTACCCGATCGTGCCTGCGCACGTCTACCAGGACGGGGACCAGCTGGAGTTCCCCCAGGACATCATGGATGACCCCATCGGCACCGGCCCGGCGACCCTGGAGTCCTTCGATACTCAGCTGATCACCTACGCGATGCGCGAGGACTACTGGGGTGGCACCTCCGAGGTCGGCCAGGTGCAGTTCGTCCCCTCGGGCCAGGCAGGAAATATCGAGACCCAGATCAGCCAGGGAGAGGTCGACTTCGCAGAAGGCGGCGCGCCGGGCGTGGTCAACGGCTTCATCGGCATGGCGGAGACCAACGAGTACGCATGGATCGCCGACGGTGCCTCGGAAGGGATCATCTTCATGACCGCCCGTCCCGAGTCGCCGATGGCCGACGACGACGTGCGCCAGGCCTTCCGCGCCGCGGTCGACTACACCGCGGTGATGGAGGCCTCCGGCATCGGCTACACGATCCCCAACGCCGCCGGCGTGGATCCCGTCCTCAACGAATCGCTCCAGCAGCCTGAGTTCAACGAGCCGATGGCGCTGGACGCCGAGGCGGCGAAGGCGGCATTCGAGAAGTCCGGCTGGAGCGTGAACGCGGCCGGCAACCTGGAGAAGGACGGCACGGAGCATCCCCTGAGCCTGCAGATCCAGAACGACAACGCGACCTTCATGGTGACCATGCCGATCGTGGTCTCCAACTGGGAGGAGCACCTCGGCGTGAAAGTCGCCTTCGACCCGAAGCCGAAGGACGTCATGGACACGATCCTCGCCACCGGGGAGTTCGACCTCGTCGCCACGGGACTGGGCTATCCCGGCTCCCCCTGGTCGAACTACACCATGTACGACCAGCCGATCCTCCCCATCGAGGAGGAGACGACCAACGGCAACTGGGGCCGTTGGGACTGGGGCGAGGAGGCCGCGGAGAAGATGCAGATCCTCGTCTCCACCCTGAACACCCCGGAGACCCAGGAGCAGATCACCGAGGGCGTCCAGGGCGTCCAGCAGGCCTTCCTGGAGCAGGCTCCGCATGCTCCCGTGCAGGGCGGAGGCACCGGCGTCATGTATTCGCAGAAGAACTGGAACGGCTTCCCGGATCCGGCCGACGTCGACTACTTCCCGCGGGTGAACGGCATGGGCAACATGACCCAGCTGCTGATGGCGATCACACCCACCACCTGA
- a CDS encoding ABC transporter ATP-binding protein, translating into MTTVTSHTADQEVPTIVEASLVPVETTQQIIERLEGSPLLLEAEGLDVTYVVEEGEVPACRDIDIQLRRGEILGIAGESASGKSTLLNALSRLQRPPAVTSAGSVRFHPDGGDPVDLTALSEDQLRRYRWDSLSIVMQSAMASLNPVLRLETQFIDVIMEHDRSMTKASARARAGELLEMVGIPSGRLRSYSYQLSGGMQQRALIALSLASNPEIVFMDEPTTAVDVVMQRQILTQILQLQASLGFAIVFVTHDLSLLLEISDRITIMYGGRIVEVGMPEQLYSAAQHPYTRGLRAAFPPLSEPVRRLQGIPGNPPDLLDLPTGCSFAPRCPLAIERCRIERPELVPTANGVVACHRAGESTEAALPGAGADEAAPEAIDHPAVTGPAAEEQTTSATTEER; encoded by the coding sequence AGCGCCTGGAGGGCTCACCGCTGCTGCTCGAGGCGGAGGGGCTCGACGTCACCTACGTCGTCGAGGAGGGCGAGGTACCGGCCTGCCGCGACATCGACATCCAGCTCCGCCGCGGAGAGATCCTCGGCATCGCCGGCGAGTCCGCCTCAGGGAAGTCCACCCTCCTCAACGCGCTCTCCCGGCTGCAGCGACCCCCGGCGGTCACCAGCGCCGGCTCGGTGCGCTTCCATCCCGACGGCGGTGACCCCGTGGACCTCACGGCGCTCAGCGAGGATCAGCTGCGTCGTTACCGCTGGGACTCCCTGTCGATCGTCATGCAGTCCGCGATGGCCTCGCTGAACCCGGTGCTCCGCCTGGAGACCCAGTTCATCGACGTGATCATGGAGCACGACCGCTCGATGACCAAGGCCTCGGCACGGGCCCGCGCCGGTGAGCTGCTCGAAATGGTGGGCATCCCCTCCGGCCGGCTGCGGTCGTACTCCTACCAGCTCTCCGGGGGCATGCAGCAGCGCGCCCTGATCGCCCTCTCGCTGGCCTCGAACCCCGAGATCGTGTTCATGGACGAGCCGACCACCGCCGTCGACGTCGTGATGCAGCGGCAGATCCTCACCCAGATCCTCCAGCTCCAGGCGTCCCTCGGCTTCGCGATCGTGTTCGTGACCCATGACCTCTCGCTGCTGCTGGAGATCTCCGACCGGATCACGATCATGTACGGCGGGCGCATCGTCGAGGTGGGGATGCCCGAGCAGCTGTACTCGGCGGCACAGCACCCCTACACCCGCGGGCTGCGCGCCGCCTTCCCGCCGCTGTCCGAGCCGGTGCGCCGATTGCAGGGGATCCCCGGGAACCCGCCGGACCTGCTGGATCTGCCCACCGGATGCTCCTTCGCACCCCGGTGCCCGCTCGCGATCGAACGCTGTCGCATCGAACGGCCCGAGCTTGTGCCCACCGCGAACGGCGTCGTGGCCTGCCATCGGGCCGGCGAGAGCACGGAGGCGGCGCTGCCGGGGGCCGGTGCGGACGAGGCGGCGCCGGAGGCGATCGATCATCCCGCCGTCACGGGACCGGCCGCCGAGGAACAGACCACCAGCGCGACGACGGAGGAGCGATGA
- a CDS encoding family 20 glycosylhydrolase, translating into MSVSVPTPSGLTTGRYVGLSLDAGRKAFSASGVVGLIARLGELGFTALHLHLTETYRVGVQLPGFEELAAEDAWDRSDVARIVEAADAAGIALIPEIDLPSHAAALLVGREHLRLRDRHGVVHEDRLDVSRPEALEFALALLEAAAELFPGEAIHLGGDEFFAAPWEGEDEQHPERFPSLVAHARRELVPAATALDSYALFVNALAARAAELGRIPMLWNDHVVPASEQPVVPISSDIVIDVWVRWREWTPSVHDYLDSGHRVVNSNGDLLYFVLSGDGLPEPHGRRRFGLLEDTFAPRRFMGLAAQDHHLDVPPVPAGTPDPVLGPRCPSGATHRTCWGSGRPSNCSRPGWSPSPA; encoded by the coding sequence ATGAGCGTCTCGGTCCCCACCCCGAGCGGCCTGACCACGGGACGGTACGTCGGGCTCAGCCTCGACGCGGGGCGGAAGGCCTTCAGCGCGTCCGGGGTGGTGGGCCTGATCGCCCGCCTGGGCGAGCTGGGCTTCACAGCGCTGCATCTGCATCTCACCGAGACGTACCGCGTCGGGGTGCAGCTGCCGGGATTCGAGGAGCTCGCCGCCGAGGACGCGTGGGACCGCTCCGACGTGGCCCGGATCGTCGAGGCGGCCGACGCTGCCGGGATCGCGCTGATCCCGGAGATCGACCTCCCCTCCCATGCGGCCGCACTGCTGGTGGGTCGTGAGCATCTGCGGCTGAGAGACCGGCACGGCGTGGTGCATGAGGACCGGCTGGACGTCTCCCGCCCCGAGGCGCTGGAGTTCGCCCTCGCCCTGTTGGAGGCGGCCGCCGAGCTGTTCCCGGGGGAGGCGATCCACCTGGGCGGGGACGAGTTCTTCGCCGCGCCCTGGGAGGGTGAGGACGAGCAGCACCCCGAACGCTTCCCGAGCCTCGTCGCGCACGCCCGGCGCGAGCTCGTACCCGCGGCGACGGCGCTGGACTCCTATGCGCTGTTCGTCAACGCCCTCGCCGCCCGGGCGGCGGAGCTGGGCCGGATCCCGATGCTGTGGAACGACCACGTCGTCCCGGCCTCCGAGCAGCCCGTGGTGCCGATCTCCTCGGACATCGTGATCGACGTGTGGGTCCGGTGGCGGGAGTGGACCCCCTCGGTCCACGACTACCTCGACTCCGGCCACCGCGTCGTGAACTCCAACGGCGACCTGCTGTACTTCGTGCTCTCCGGGGACGGGCTGCCCGAGCCCCACGGCCGCCGCCGGTTCGGCCTGCTCGAGGACACCTTCGCCCCGCGCCGCTTCATGGGCCTGGCCGCCCAGGACCATCACCTCGACGTCCCGCCCGTCCCCGCGGGAACGCCGGACCCCGTCCTGGGGCCTCGATGTCCGTCTGGTGCGACGCACCGGACGTGCTGGGGGAGCGGGAGACCTTCGAACTGCTCGAGACCTGGCTGGAGCCCTTCGCCCGCGTGA
- a CDS encoding endo-beta-N-acetylglucosaminidase encodes MVASPYPRTDLQMAYFRTWHDRVADPTKPNCFGDIPAEVDVAFVFPDFTPPENPFWDVLRQEYVPALHERGTAVVRTTDIGALLDPAFPDTPSGHRALAEKLVGELVHAHGLDGLDVDMENRLEPAAADRAAAVFHELSRLLGKESGTDSLLIYDTNLGGDQPVFRDTAELYDYVLVQAYGRKLDSLQGTWDTFAPLIPAERWLIGFSFYEEFDLNRWDDTSEPVEDSRALAYAQWQPAGETKAGVFSYAIDRDGVDFLDDEISGTDYPWTRLLSQHLRGI; translated from the coding sequence ATGGTCGCCAGCCCCTATCCCCGCACCGATCTGCAGATGGCCTACTTCCGCACCTGGCACGACCGGGTCGCGGATCCCACGAAGCCCAACTGCTTCGGTGACATCCCCGCGGAGGTCGACGTCGCCTTCGTGTTCCCGGATTTCACCCCGCCCGAGAACCCGTTCTGGGACGTGCTGCGCCAGGAGTACGTCCCGGCCCTGCACGAGCGCGGCACAGCCGTGGTGCGCACCACGGACATCGGCGCCCTCCTGGACCCAGCGTTCCCCGACACCCCCAGCGGCCACCGCGCCCTCGCCGAGAAGCTGGTGGGCGAGCTCGTCCATGCCCACGGTCTCGACGGGCTGGACGTCGACATGGAGAACCGGCTCGAACCGGCCGCCGCCGACCGGGCCGCCGCCGTCTTCCACGAGCTGTCGCGACTGCTCGGCAAGGAATCCGGCACCGACTCGCTGCTGATCTACGACACCAACCTGGGCGGCGATCAGCCCGTCTTCCGCGACACCGCGGAGCTGTACGACTACGTGCTCGTGCAGGCCTACGGACGGAAGCTCGATTCGCTGCAAGGGACCTGGGACACCTTCGCCCCGCTGATCCCGGCCGAGCGCTGGCTCATCGGATTCTCCTTCTACGAGGAGTTCGACCTCAACCGCTGGGACGACACCTCCGAGCCCGTCGAGGACTCCCGAGCCCTGGCCTACGCGCAGTGGCAGCCCGCAGGGGAGACCAAGGCCGGGGTGTTCTCCTACGCCATCGATCGCGACGGGGTCGATTTCCTCGACGATGAGATCAGCGGGACCGACTACCCCTGGACGCGCCTGCTCTCGCAGCACCTGCGAGGCATCTGA